In the genome of Solibacillus silvestris, one region contains:
- a CDS encoding N-acetylglucosamine kinase: protein MAGKLWIGIDGGGTKTTAVIGDKNGHLLAVAKGSSGNLTAISIDQLYTLINNLINQLLIQTGATLSDVETVFAAMAGADRQAEQQKIYDAFKQSPVLEKLRVQSDIHAALAAGTWGREGTLLIAGTGAIIFGYEQQKTFRVGGWGYLLGDEGSGYHLGKLAIRSVLKAHDDKMPLKLFQEKILSHFNVQSPDQLITKVYGSTNSVAAISSVGRIVLDAFEEDLLAESIVSTVQEALLQLIESAYSRIDRTKPVVLHGGLFSNNPFYERFSVRFSSRFPDLIALKPPISGTVGAYLLALHESEIEVSDPVKQTIQQTWRLLEGEIT from the coding sequence ATGGCAGGGAAATTATGGATTGGTATAGATGGTGGCGGCACGAAAACAACCGCTGTAATCGGTGATAAAAACGGACATTTACTTGCAGTTGCTAAGGGAAGTTCCGGCAATTTAACAGCGATTTCAATAGATCAGTTGTACACACTTATAAATAATTTGATCAACCAGTTGTTAATACAGACAGGTGCGACATTATCGGACGTTGAAACAGTATTTGCTGCAATGGCAGGTGCAGATCGACAAGCTGAGCAGCAGAAAATATATGATGCATTTAAGCAATCACCCGTTCTGGAAAAACTTAGAGTGCAGAGTGATATCCATGCCGCATTAGCAGCGGGAACATGGGGCAGAGAAGGTACTTTACTTATTGCTGGAACCGGAGCAATTATATTCGGTTATGAGCAGCAAAAAACATTTCGTGTCGGAGGCTGGGGTTATTTATTAGGTGACGAAGGAAGCGGCTATCACTTAGGGAAGCTGGCCATTCGTTCTGTATTAAAGGCGCATGACGACAAAATGCCTTTGAAGCTATTTCAGGAAAAGATATTGTCCCATTTTAATGTACAGTCACCTGATCAGCTCATTACAAAAGTTTACGGCAGCACGAACTCCGTGGCCGCTATTTCTTCTGTAGGCAGGATTGTGCTAGACGCTTTTGAGGAAGATCTATTAGCAGAATCCATCGTTAGCACAGTTCAAGAAGCATTATTACAACTTATTGAAAGTGCCTATTCACGAATTGATCGGACAAAGCCGGTAGTTTTACATGGCGGATTATTTTCGAATAATCCATTTTATGAACGGTTTAGCGTACGTTTTTCATCGCGATTTCCTGATTTGATTGCTTTGAAGCCACCAATTTCGGGGACAGTTGGAGCTTACTTATTAGCATTACATGAAAGTGAAATCGAAGTAAGTGATCCAGTTAAACAAACGATTCAACAAACATGGCGTCTATTGGAAGGTGAGATAACATGA
- a CDS encoding RNA helicase — protein MSAISLLNETLQNKWSFETTMKIQEEMIPAMVEGKDIVAESPTGSGKTLAYTLPILNKVDGNKKQTQALIVAPSQELAMQIVEVIRDWTAGTDITVQQLIGGANSARQIEKLKKKPTIVVGTPGRLNELARQGKLKLKEIETIVLDECDQLLSREYRVVVKSFIENAAFGRQVVVVSATITEEIKLVAERLMFEPISIEIKPEDMVKFGKVVHSFVKVEERDKTDMLRRLANIEGLRGLAFVNNIDQVLMKQNKLEYRDAPIVALHSDMKKDERKKALDAFRKGEARILIATDIAARGLDISGLTHVIHVDVPRTIEQYTHRSGRTGRAGSDGEVLTLLSYKDEKTFKKWLRDLSLKGVQKVWTQGQLVEGNAKTVTSKAAPAANKASEKKPYQPKSNKKGMTFSKKKEK, from the coding sequence ATGTCAGCAATTAGCTTATTAAACGAAACACTTCAAAATAAATGGTCGTTTGAAACAACAATGAAAATACAAGAGGAAATGATTCCTGCGATGGTTGAAGGAAAAGATATCGTAGCGGAATCACCGACAGGTTCAGGGAAAACACTAGCCTACACATTACCGATTTTAAATAAAGTAGACGGTAACAAGAAACAAACTCAGGCATTAATCGTTGCACCTTCACAAGAGCTTGCGATGCAGATTGTTGAAGTAATCCGTGACTGGACAGCAGGGACAGACATCACTGTTCAGCAACTAATTGGCGGAGCGAATTCGGCACGCCAAATCGAAAAATTAAAGAAAAAGCCAACGATTGTAGTCGGGACACCAGGACGTCTAAATGAATTGGCACGCCAAGGTAAATTAAAACTCAAAGAAATCGAGACGATTGTTTTGGATGAATGCGATCAGCTGCTTAGCCGCGAGTACCGTGTTGTCGTAAAATCATTTATTGAAAATGCTGCATTCGGTCGTCAAGTCGTTGTTGTATCGGCTACGATTACAGAAGAGATCAAGCTTGTAGCGGAACGATTAATGTTTGAACCGATCAGCATCGAGATCAAACCGGAAGATATGGTTAAGTTCGGTAAAGTTGTGCACTCTTTTGTAAAAGTAGAAGAGCGGGACAAAACAGATATGCTTCGTCGTTTAGCTAATATTGAAGGATTGCGCGGATTGGCATTTGTTAATAACATCGACCAAGTACTAATGAAACAGAACAAGCTGGAATACCGTGATGCACCGATTGTAGCACTTCACTCGGACATGAAAAAAGATGAGCGTAAAAAAGCGTTGGACGCGTTCCGAAAAGGGGAAGCGCGCATTTTAATTGCGACAGATATTGCAGCACGAGGTTTAGATATTTCAGGTTTAACACATGTTATTCATGTTGATGTACCTCGTACAATCGAGCAGTATACACACCGTTCAGGACGTACTGGACGTGCCGGTTCAGACGGAGAAGTATTGACATTACTATCTTACAAGGACGAAAAGACATTCAAAAAATGGTTGCGTGATCTTTCCTTAAAAGGTGTTCAAAAAGTTTGGACACAAGGGCAACTTGTCGAGGGAAATGCTAAGACAGTAACTTCAAAAGCGGCACCCGCAGCAAACAAAGCATCAGAGAAAAAGCCGTATCAACCAAAGTCCAATAAAAAAGGCATGACTTTCAGTAAGAAAAAGGAGAAATAA
- a CDS encoding beta-ketoadipyl CoA thiolase, with amino-acid sequence MKNVYIVDGARTAFTAFGGSFATTDAVQLGTKTAVEALKRANVQPEQVDHVIYGGVITTGANSAYLARHIGLYAGVPKEVPALTLNRLCGSGMQSVVSAAQMIQLGEGEVVLAGGAENMSQSPYSNFEQRFSGSKLGNLQFTDMLQATLTDQYTGSGMGLTAEKLAEQYTISREEQDAFALLSNERAAKARENGTFAKEIVPVAVTTRKGEILIDQDEHIKEGGTLESLAKLRPAFKKDGSVTAANASGINDGAASVVVASEDFVKGQELQPLARIVSWGIAGVDPTIMGIGPAPAIRQALERANLTIEDMDLVEINEAFAAQYIAVEKELGLDREKTNVNGGAIALGHPVGASGTRIILSAAYELQRRNGKYAVASLCIGGGQGIALIIERV; translated from the coding sequence ATGAAAAACGTATATATCGTAGACGGAGCACGTACAGCATTTACAGCTTTTGGAGGTTCTTTTGCAACAACAGATGCAGTACAGCTTGGCACAAAAACAGCAGTGGAAGCGTTAAAGCGTGCGAACGTACAGCCTGAGCAAGTCGACCATGTCATTTACGGGGGTGTAATTACAACTGGTGCAAACTCAGCATATTTAGCCCGTCATATCGGACTTTATGCTGGCGTGCCAAAGGAAGTGCCGGCATTAACATTAAATCGTCTATGCGGATCCGGTATGCAATCGGTCGTATCGGCGGCACAGATGATTCAGCTAGGTGAAGGGGAAGTCGTACTAGCAGGGGGAGCAGAAAATATGTCCCAATCGCCATATTCAAATTTCGAACAACGCTTCAGCGGTTCCAAACTTGGCAACCTGCAGTTTACAGATATGCTTCAAGCGACATTAACTGACCAGTATACGGGCTCAGGAATGGGCTTGACGGCAGAGAAACTTGCTGAACAATATACGATTTCCCGCGAGGAGCAAGATGCCTTTGCACTTCTATCAAACGAACGTGCCGCAAAAGCACGCGAGAACGGTACGTTTGCAAAAGAGATCGTGCCTGTTGCAGTAACTACGAGAAAAGGCGAGATTTTAATAGATCAGGATGAACATATTAAAGAAGGTGGCACACTGGAAAGCTTGGCAAAATTACGTCCGGCATTTAAAAAGGACGGCTCTGTTACAGCTGCGAATGCTTCCGGCATTAACGACGGGGCAGCATCTGTCGTTGTCGCAAGCGAAGATTTTGTAAAGGGACAAGAGTTACAGCCGTTAGCCCGCATTGTATCATGGGGAATAGCAGGCGTTGATCCGACGATTATGGGAATCGGCCCGGCTCCGGCAATTCGTCAAGCATTGGAGCGTGCAAATTTAACAATTGAAGACATGGATTTAGTTGAAATTAATGAAGCTTTTGCAGCTCAATATATTGCAGTGGAAAAGGAACTTGGTCTGGACCGTGAGAAAACGAATGTAAACGGTGGTGCAATCGCACTTGGTCATCCGGTTGGTGCAAGTGGAACAAGAATCATCTTATCCGCTGCATACGAACTGCAACGACGCAACGGAAAGTATGCGGTTGCCAGTCTATGTATCGGTGGCGGCCAAGGAATTGCTTTAATTATTGAGAGAGTGTAG
- a CDS encoding serine hydrolase codes for MAFSRVEQFIETAIQNKELPGAVLSVANAKDVLYCKAFGMAHTKQQIPMSEQTIFDCASLTKVVATASSVLLLLEQGVIDLDDSISYYFPELKEMHEEVRIRHLLTHTSGFRAEIKFYKEGVAYADVIERIAKETGRKSVEQKVIYSDVNYILLGKLIEKVTGISLADYASKTIFRPLCMHNTLFNPPVQLQAKIAATEFRTYLQKHQWGEVHDENALHFGGVSGHAGLFSTAEDLTKFAQSFMKNNDSIFREHTKQLAKQSFTEQHEEQRGLGWQLYSSPSFSGQYLRDGFGHTGFTGTSIWVSDEKQLAIILVTNRVHFGRGCEIQRFRRIVHNLVALENE; via the coding sequence ATGGCTTTTTCACGAGTTGAACAATTTATTGAAACAGCAATCCAAAACAAAGAACTGCCCGGTGCAGTATTGTCTGTGGCAAATGCAAAGGATGTCCTTTACTGTAAAGCATTTGGGATGGCACATACAAAGCAGCAAATTCCGATGTCGGAACAGACGATATTTGATTGTGCTTCATTAACGAAAGTAGTAGCAACAGCAAGCTCGGTTTTATTATTGCTTGAGCAAGGGGTTATTGATTTAGATGATTCCATTAGTTACTACTTTCCGGAATTGAAGGAAATGCATGAAGAAGTTAGGATTCGTCATTTATTAACACATACAAGCGGCTTTCGGGCAGAAATCAAGTTCTATAAAGAAGGGGTAGCTTATGCAGATGTCATAGAACGTATTGCAAAGGAAACAGGACGGAAAAGTGTAGAGCAGAAGGTGATCTATAGCGATGTAAACTATATTTTATTAGGGAAGCTGATCGAAAAGGTTACAGGTATCTCATTGGCCGACTATGCCAGTAAAACTATTTTCCGGCCGCTTTGTATGCACAATACTCTATTTAATCCGCCTGTCCAGTTACAGGCTAAAATTGCGGCAACTGAATTTCGTACTTATTTACAGAAACATCAGTGGGGTGAAGTACATGATGAAAATGCTCTCCATTTTGGCGGAGTTAGCGGTCATGCAGGGTTGTTTTCGACTGCTGAGGATTTGACGAAGTTTGCTCAATCTTTTATGAAAAATAACGATTCTATTTTTCGCGAGCATACTAAACAATTAGCAAAGCAAAGTTTTACAGAGCAGCATGAGGAACAGCGTGGCTTAGGGTGGCAGTTGTATTCTTCGCCTTCATTTTCCGGCCAATATTTGCGAGACGGTTTTGGGCATACCGGTTTTACGGGCACTTCAATTTGGGTATCGGATGAGAAGCAATTAGCAATTATTTTGGTAACAAACCGCGTTCATTTTGGACGTGGTTGCGAAATTCAAAGGTTTCGAAGAATTGTGCACAACTTAGTTGCACTTGAAAATGAATAG
- a CDS encoding peptidase M29 produces the protein MTFQEKLEQFADLAVRIGVNIQKGQYLLINTSTDTLDFTRIVVKKAYEAGASRVHVNLTDASFERAYYENVTVEETANFPKWVVAQREELIERKGALLWIDAENPDLLAGIDSEKIGAQQKAAGTALVNYRKAVMNDDIAWSIIAVPSPKWAAKVFPDLPEKEQVPALWDAIFKTVRIGEGDAVGNWQTHIENLHARADQLNKKKYAKLHYTAPGTDLTIELPEKHLWKSGSSEAPDGTTFIANMPTEEVFTLPAKYGVNGYVSNTKPLVYKGNIIDDFKLTFEKGKIVNVEAKVGQDLLKQLVASDEGSSYLGEVALVPHESPISSSNILYYNTLFDENASNHLAIGEAYPTCYEGGKELEKGQLEALGINTSITHEDFMIGSAEMDIDGILADGTTEPIFRKGNWAF, from the coding sequence ATGACATTCCAAGAGAAGTTAGAGCAATTTGCAGATTTAGCCGTTCGAATCGGAGTAAATATTCAAAAAGGACAATATTTATTAATTAACACTTCTACGGATACGCTGGACTTTACACGTATTGTCGTTAAAAAAGCATATGAAGCAGGCGCAAGCCGTGTTCATGTTAATTTAACTGATGCCAGCTTTGAACGTGCTTATTATGAGAATGTTACGGTGGAAGAAACAGCTAATTTCCCGAAATGGGTTGTCGCACAACGTGAAGAATTAATTGAACGTAAAGGTGCACTTCTTTGGATCGATGCGGAAAATCCTGATTTACTGGCAGGTATTGATTCAGAAAAGATCGGAGCACAGCAAAAAGCAGCAGGTACGGCATTAGTTAATTACCGTAAAGCTGTTATGAATGATGATATCGCCTGGTCAATTATTGCTGTTCCTTCGCCGAAATGGGCGGCAAAAGTATTCCCTGATTTACCGGAAAAGGAGCAGGTTCCTGCACTATGGGATGCTATTTTCAAAACAGTACGTATTGGTGAAGGGGATGCAGTAGGAAACTGGCAAACTCATATTGAAAACTTACACGCACGTGCAGATCAGCTGAACAAGAAAAAGTATGCGAAGCTTCACTACACGGCTCCTGGTACAGACTTGACGATTGAACTACCGGAAAAACATTTGTGGAAAAGCGGAAGCAGCGAAGCACCTGATGGCACGACATTCATCGCGAATATGCCGACAGAAGAAGTCTTTACGCTGCCTGCAAAATATGGTGTAAACGGCTATGTATCCAATACGAAACCGCTCGTTTATAAAGGGAATATTATTGATGATTTTAAGCTGACATTTGAAAAGGGTAAAATCGTTAATGTTGAGGCAAAAGTAGGTCAGGACTTATTAAAGCAGCTAGTTGCTTCCGATGAAGGTTCTTCATATTTGGGAGAAGTTGCATTAGTACCGCATGAGTCACCTATTTCTTCATCTAATATTTTATATTACAACACATTATTCGATGAAAATGCCTCTAACCATTTAGCAATCGGAGAAGCATATCCGACGTGCTATGAAGGTGGCAAGGAACTTGAAAAGGGCCAACTGGAAGCACTGGGCATTAATACGTCGATTACACATGAAGATTTCATGATCGGCAGTGCGGAAATGGATATTGACGGGATTCTGGCAGATGGCACAACAGAACCGATTTTCAGAAAAGGTAATTGGGCATTCTAA
- the murQ gene encoding N-acetylmuramic acid 6-phosphate etherase (catalyzes the cleavage of the lactyl ether moiety of N-acetylmuramic acid-6-phosphate (MurNAc-6-P) to form N-acetylglucosamine-6-phosphate (GlcNAc-6-P) and lactate; involved in MurNAc dissimilation pathway) gives MNYDQLTTEKRNDETLNLDVMPISDILQIMNKEDMQVVKSVEQVLPIIEKVIKRVVENISNGGRLFYIGAGTSGRLGMLDASECPPTFMTDPELVQTVMAGGKEAFFQAVENAEDRLEDGINKLKEKNITPFDSVIGITASGTTPFVMGALQYAQSVGAFTVSLTSNINSEVSRYAEEAIEVVVGPEILTGSTRLKAATSHKMILNMISTASMVQLGKVYENLMVDVHASNKKLIERAKRIVIAATDCKYAEAEQVLEKTKYAVKPAIVMLKTNQNYERVIHALEQVDGHTRKAILLLNNS, from the coding sequence ATGAATTACGATCAATTAACGACTGAAAAACGGAATGACGAAACATTGAATTTGGATGTAATGCCTATCTCGGACATACTGCAAATAATGAATAAAGAAGATATGCAGGTTGTGAAAAGTGTCGAACAAGTTTTGCCTATTATTGAGAAAGTAATTAAAAGAGTGGTTGAAAATATAAGTAACGGTGGACGCCTTTTTTATATCGGAGCGGGGACTAGTGGTCGTTTAGGTATGCTTGATGCATCAGAATGTCCCCCTACTTTTATGACCGATCCGGAACTTGTGCAAACCGTCATGGCAGGCGGAAAGGAAGCCTTTTTCCAGGCAGTGGAAAATGCTGAAGACCGTTTGGAAGACGGAATAAACAAATTAAAGGAAAAAAACATAACACCGTTCGATTCCGTTATCGGTATTACAGCGAGCGGTACAACGCCATTTGTAATGGGGGCTTTACAATATGCGCAATCGGTCGGGGCTTTTACGGTAAGTTTGACGAGCAATATTAACTCTGAAGTAAGTCGCTATGCGGAAGAAGCGATTGAAGTCGTCGTAGGTCCCGAAATATTAACAGGTTCAACAAGGTTAAAAGCGGCTACATCACATAAAATGATTTTAAATATGATCAGTACGGCTTCGATGGTGCAGTTAGGCAAAGTGTATGAAAACTTAATGGTCGATGTACATGCCAGCAATAAAAAATTAATAGAGCGGGCTAAAAGAATTGTCATCGCTGCGACAGATTGTAAATATGCGGAAGCGGAACAAGTGCTTGAAAAAACAAAATATGCTGTTAAACCTGCAATTGTCATGTTAAAAACAAATCAAAATTATGAACGGGTAATCCATGCGTTAGAACAAGTAGATGGTCATACGAGAAAAGCGATTTTACTGTTAAACAATAGTTAA
- a CDS encoding acyl-CoA dehydrogenase has protein sequence MGIYTEEHEMFRKALRKMLDKEAYPYFEQWEKERDIPRDFWLKLGENGFLCPMVSEEYGGLALDFGYSAILTEELERVGAGLASGISLHSDIVTPYVEAYGTAAQKEKWLPKSVTGEYISAIAMTEPGAGSDLAGIQTTAKKDGDFYILNGEKTFITNGIHADYVVVVCKTDPQAIPAYKGVSLLIVESGTPGFKRGKKLDKIGMHSADTGELIFEDVRVPAENLLGEENRGFYYLMEKLQQERLIVALETQIEAECCLKLTVDYVKERKAFGSRIADFQNTQFKLAEMATEIDLGRTYVDSLIAKHITGQDIVKEVSMAKWWISEMAKRVVADCLQLHGGYGYMEEYEIARRYRDIPVAAIYAGTTEIMKGIIAKQIIK, from the coding sequence ATGGGCATTTATACAGAAGAGCATGAGATGTTTAGAAAAGCTTTACGAAAAATGCTGGATAAAGAGGCGTATCCTTATTTCGAGCAATGGGAAAAAGAACGCGATATTCCACGGGATTTTTGGCTGAAGCTCGGGGAGAATGGCTTTTTATGTCCAATGGTCAGTGAAGAATATGGGGGGCTTGCGCTCGATTTTGGCTATTCTGCTATATTAACGGAGGAACTAGAGCGTGTTGGTGCAGGGTTAGCAAGTGGGATATCGCTTCATTCCGATATTGTGACACCTTATGTTGAAGCATATGGGACTGCTGCACAAAAGGAAAAATGGCTTCCTAAAAGCGTTACAGGCGAATATATTTCGGCTATTGCTATGACGGAACCCGGTGCAGGATCTGACCTCGCAGGCATTCAAACGACAGCGAAAAAAGATGGGGATTTTTATATTTTAAACGGAGAAAAAACCTTTATTACGAATGGCATTCATGCAGATTATGTAGTTGTCGTTTGTAAAACAGATCCGCAGGCAATTCCGGCATATAAAGGAGTTAGTCTGTTAATTGTGGAAAGCGGTACACCTGGTTTTAAGCGCGGAAAAAAACTAGATAAGATTGGCATGCATAGCGCAGATACCGGGGAGCTGATTTTTGAGGATGTTCGTGTACCAGCAGAAAACCTTTTAGGGGAAGAAAACCGTGGCTTCTATTATTTAATGGAAAAACTGCAGCAGGAACGACTGATTGTCGCACTGGAAACACAAATCGAGGCAGAATGCTGTTTAAAACTGACGGTTGACTATGTAAAAGAACGTAAAGCATTCGGCAGCCGCATTGCCGATTTCCAAAATACTCAATTCAAGTTAGCTGAAATGGCAACTGAAATTGACCTTGGCCGTACATATGTCGATAGTTTGATTGCCAAACATATTACAGGACAGGATATCGTAAAGGAAGTGTCGATGGCCAAATGGTGGATTAGTGAAATGGCAAAGCGTGTCGTAGCAGATTGTCTACAGCTGCATGGTGGCTACGGTTATATGGAGGAATACGAAATCGCAAGACGATATCGTGATATTCCGGTAGCTGCGATTTATGCGGGTACTACCGAAATCATGAAGGGGATTATCGCAAAGCAAATTATTAAATAG